TCTTTGTTGGTCTGATAACTTACAAAGTAACAGGTTTTCTTTGATCTGTGGAGCTTTTTTATTTATTCCCTTTGTCGCACTTTAGTTTACAATCTTCTAGCTGTAAGCTGTAAGCTATAAGCTATAAGCTAAATCATAAGAATGAGTAGTGAGGATGAGTAATGAGGTTAGCATGAGAATTAGGTTGAGGAAAAAATTTAAAGATTTTTCCCATACCTGACCCTCACCCCAAACCCACAACCCATAACTCACAACTGACCCTTATAACTTATACTTTTACCTTTTGACTTTTTCCTTTTTACTTTTATAATATATCCATGCTTCCCAACCAAATGCGCACAGACACATTAACCGGCTTTTTCCTAAGAGAACACCTTGAGCCTTTCCTGCAAGAACAATTCTTAACCACTAAGATTGCCAATACAACCTTTACCATCGCCTTAATTGACCTGGATCGCTTCAAAAGATTCAATGACCGCTATGGCCACCAATTCGGCGATGAAGTCTTAAAGTATTTCTCCGGCACAATAAAACTAACCCTGCGCGATACCATATTCTTTATTTTCCGCTATGGCGGAGACGAATTTATCGTTGTATTCCCGGAGAAAACCCCTAAAGAAGTCCATTCTATACTTACAAAATTCCGGCATAACCTGCGTTACCGGCCATTCCTGGCTCAAAATCGGCTATACCACATAAGAATGAGCTGCGGCATTGCCGCTGGAATGCATGACGCCAAAACTCCGGCAGAGCTTATCAAGAAAGCCGATGAAGCAATGTATTACGCGAAGCGCCACGGAAGAAATTCCATTACCCACGCTGATCAAATCTTCTGTCTTCGCTTAGTCAACTTTATCGCGGCAATCATAAGCGGAACATTTATAGTTTTAAGCATCCTTATTGCTTCTAACATTTTCTCTGTAAACATTGAAAGCACGCTGACTTATATAGTAAATAAAATACAGTCCGTTGGAAAAACGCCTATTAAAAAGAATCCGCTTTCGCACAAAAATTCACCAACAGCTCGGCAAGAAACCTGTGATATCGTTATCTTAAAAAACGGCGGGATATTCGAAGGCAAAATCATCACCGAAACCCAAGAAAAAATTATCTTTAACCTCTATATGGCCAACGGCGAAGGCATGGCTACTTTTTATAAAAAAGAAATAGAACAGATAAAACACGACCAGCCCCGCATATCCGGCTCTCCTTAAGAATTTCATTTGCCATGTGGCTTTTGTTCAATATTGATATAATCATCAAAGGTGATTTTCTCCCCTAATTCTTCCTTAACCACGCGAATCCGATCAGGCACATAAGGGTGAGTTTTGTAATAGCTGTATTCTCGAGGCGGCCGGCGTTTATTTATGTCCTCCAGCTTACCCAAGAAGGCAATCATCCCTTTGGGGTCATACCCAGCTAATTTAGCGTAGCGCGCAGCTAACTGATCCGCTAAAAGTTCATCTTCGCGCGAATAACCAAGCATTAATTCTGTAAAGGCCTGGTCCGCGGCTACCCCGGAACCTTCAGCCGCAGCTTGTGCTAATAACACCCTGAACACAGTATAAATTTGGCTTCCCTGTAATTTCTTGATGCTGTGCCGGGCAACAATATGGCCGACTTCATGGGCGATAACTCCTGCCAGTTGATCATCATCGGTTGCTTTTTCTATCAGTCCGCGGAAAATATAAACATGCCCACCAGGAAGGGAAACCGCGTTTACTTCATCTTCATCCAATACGATAAAATGATAGATTATATCTTTTCTGTCACAGACCGCGGCGATCTTCTCTCCAATATCTTCAACCCTTTTTTGCATTAAAGGATCATTCACAGGTTTATATTCTTTCTCAATCTGCTTGGCAATAGAGTCGCCCATTGCCACTTCCTTGTCCGTAGAGTAAAAATAGGTTTCTTCCTGTTTGGTGGCGATGTTGTATTCGGTAGTGCAGCCTGCGATAAAAATACCCCCCAACAAAAGAAAAACAATCACGCCTGACTTTCTCAACATTTGATAAAGTTTTCTTATGGGAAGCCCTACAACATTATAAAAACACCCTTCTATTTTACGGATAAAGAAAGCGCCTCTCCCCTGGATATCAAAACTTCCTGCCTTGTCTAATGGCGAAGTATGAGTAAAATAATTCTTTATATCCTGGTCAGTTAATTTATCCATATAGACTTTTGTTTTCTCAACACCGACAAAAACCTTGGAATTATTCTCACTTTTATCAATAAGCGCCAGGCCGGTATAAACCCACTGCGGCTTTAAAGAAAGTTTTTTCAGCATCCTCTTTGCTGCAATGATATTTTTAGGCTTACCGAATATTTTACCATCTTGAACAGTAATAGTATCGGCTGCGATAATTACTGCGTTTTGCACTTTTTCTGCCGCGGCCCTGGCTTTTTTTAAGGCGTTGCGCTGGACAAGGCCTGAATAGGATTTACCGCGCGGTTTTTTGTCTTCCTTAACGTTTACCGGCAAGACCTTGAATTTCAGGCCAAAAATCTTTAACAACTTTTTTCTTGGCCTTGAATTAGAAGCTAAATATATATCTCTCATCTTCATATAATATAGCGTAAAGTGTAAAACGCAAAGCGTAAAACTATAGCGTAAAATTAAAAGTTTTGAATTTTAAATTATGGTTTTACGTTTTTCGCTTTCAGTTTTTAGCTGACGGCTAATGGCTGACAGCTGATAGCTGCTGATTCTCCTGCTAAATATCCGGTAGAAAAAGCCGCCTGCAGGTTAAAGCCTCCTGTATCGGCATGCACATCCATGATTTCGCCGGCAAAATATAATCCCTTAATAAGGCGCGATTCCATATTCTTAGGGTTGATATCCTTTAATGACACGCCCCCCCTTGTCACCATTGCCTCATCAAAAGTACCGGCAGAAGACACTTCAAAAGAAAAATCTTTCAAAACCTGAACAATGCGCGCGCGCTCTTTTTGAGTAACGTAACTGGCCTTTTTAGAAGCATCAATGGAGTTCATCTCTAAGAACACATCCACTAATCTTAAAGGCAGCAACGATTTCATAATATTGCGTAAGCTGGTGCGATTATTCTGCCCTAATTCTCTTAACATGCGCTTATCCAGGATTTCATAACTTAAGGCTGGCTTTAAATCTATGTGCACAAAAACCGGCTCTTTTTTTTCCAGCCACAAAACAATCCTGTCGCTTAAGGTAACAACCAATGGCCCGGAAATGCCTTTATGCGTAAAAAGCAAATCCCCGATTTCTGAAAGGATATTTTTTGCCCCTTGAGTGAATTTTATCCTGATATTCTCAAGGCTTAACCCCTGTAAAATAACAGGATACCCTTTTTTTAATTCTAACGGAACTAAACTTGGCCTTAGCGGCTCTATACGGTGAGCTAATTTTCCAGCTATGCGTATGCCATCTCCAGTTGAGCCAGTAGCAGGATAGGAAACTCCCCCTGTAGCAAGAATTACCTTCTGCGCTGGCAGAAATTCTTTTCCGGAAAGAATCACTAATTCTGGCCTGCCATCTTTAATCTGGATGCCTTCCACGGTCCTGTTCAGGATAAATCTTATTTTTCTATCGCATACCTGGCTTAAAAGAGTATCCCAGATACTTTTTGCAGAATTACTCCTTGGGAAAACACGTTCCTGACGCTCTACTTTTAGTTTTACCCCGAGTTTTTCAAAAAACTGCATTAGGTCTTGGTTGGAGAATTTCTTAAAGGCATCGCGCAGAAAATCCCCTCCATGAAAAAACTTAGGGATAAAATCTTCCATCGGGATAGAATTGGTAAGATTGCATCTTCCTTTGCCGCTTAAAAGTATTTTCTGGGCGGGATGCTTGTTTTTTTCTATTAAAATAACCTTGGCGCCAAGTTCGCTGGCGCGGATACTTGCCATAAGGCCTGCAGGCCCAGCGCCAATAACAATAATTTCTGAATTAGACATATAGGCAATCACTCAACTAACTAAGGACAAATATGATAAGAATGAGAAGTTAGGATGAGCAATGAGTTTAGGGTGAGAATTAGGTTGAGGAAGAAATTTAAATATTTTTCTCACAACCCACCCTCATCCTATTCCCACAACTCACGCCCCACATCTGACCCTATTAATATGGAAAATTACCTCAATAAATCTTCTATCGTAAAAATGGATTCTAATTTAATCCCCGCTTGTTTTAAGTTTTCAACAGCTCCTTCATTTCTGTCAACAATAACAACCGCTTTTACGATTTCAATGCCTTCTTTATCCAAGGCCTCTTTAGCTTCAATAACCGCCTTGCCGGTTGTGGCCACATCATCAACTACGATTACCCGGGCACCTTTTTTAAGGGCCGGACCCTCAATTTGACGCTTGGCGCCATGTTCTTTAGCCGCCTTACGCACGATAAAAGTTTTTATGGGGTGATCCTTTATATAGCTGAAGCATGCCAGAGCTCCGACAATCGGGTCTGCCCCTAAAGTCGGGCCTCCAACAGCATCAATATTTTGATCATGGATAAGTTCCATGATGATACTTGCAACCAAATACGCGCCTTCTGGGGTAAGAGTAATCACCCTGCCGTCTAAATAATAGGTGCTGGTCTTACCGGAAGACAAAACAAAGTTCCCAGTCTTAAACGCCTCTTTCTTAAGAAGCGCGAGTAATTCTTTTTTCAATTGATTCATATCTTTCTCTGGTAAACACATATATGTCCTCCCATTAATAGTTATTAAGACGATTAGATTGTAACATTAAATTTTAGAGGTGTCCACCCCATCTTTAGCTTAAAGCTTATAGCTTATAGCTTACAGCTTACAGCTTACAGCTGATAAGTTTTTGACAAGTAGCCCTTTGATTGTTATGATATCTTCATGCTTAAGAAAGCATTCAGCAACCTAGTGGATTTGATTTACCCCCGGGTATGCTTAGCTTGCGCCAAGAAACTGCCTGCCAGCGCAAAAGAAGAAACCTACCTATGCGGGCCTTGTACCAATAAAATCAAAAGAAACAGGCCTCCTTTCTGCCATTGTTGCGGGAAACATTTAAATGAGAAAAGTTTGCATAAAAACCTCTGCGTTACCTGCCTTAAAATGCCTCTTTATTTTGACCGCGCTTTTAGCCCCTATATCTATGAAGATATCTTAAAAACCTTAATCCATAAATTCAAATACCAGCGCAAAGACTATCTGGGCGGCTTTTTATCCAGTATGCTGCTTGACTTTATCCAAGATTATGACTTGCCAATTGCCTATTTAGACCTTATAATACCAATTCCGTTACATAAAGCTAAATTAAGAGAACGCGAGTTTAATCAAGCAGAAGTTTTGGCAAAAGGCATATCCCATAGGTTTAATAAGCCCATGGATACTTTTATCTTAACGCGCCGGACAAATACTAAAAGCCAAACCGCTCTTGATCATGAGAAAAGATTTCAGAACATCCGGGGGAACTTCGCTTTAGAAAGCCATTCCTCCGTAGAAGGAAAGAATATCCTTCTGGTGGATGATGTCCTAACAACCGGAGCGACCTGTTCGGAAGCCGCGCGAATTTTAAAAGAAAAAGGCGCTGGAGTAGTCTTTGTTTTAACCTTGGCCAGCTAACTAAAAATGAAAATACTGCGTAATTATTTCCTCAAAGAATTCTTAGGCCCCCTGTTCTTATCGCTATTGGTACTTACCTTTATTATGCTTATCGGAAATCTGATCAAGATCACGGAACTAGTAATAAATAAAGGTGTGGATATATTTACCGTATCCAAGCTCTTCTTGTTCATGATACCGTATCTTTTGACCTACACCCTTCCAATTTCAGCATTGACTGCTTCGCTTATGTCTTTAGGCAGGCTCTCTGGGGACAATGAGATTATCGCCATAAAAGCAAGCGGGATTAATATCTTCCGCTTGATCGTGCCGCAATTAATTGTCGGAGTGATCTTAAGCCTCTTTTTAGTCATCTTTAACGACCGGGTCATCCCTTACGCGCACTTTGCCTCTAGAAAAATGCTTGTGGAAGTCGGCATAAAAAATCCTGCCGCCGCCCTTGAGCCGGGAGTTTTCATTAATTCTTTCCAAAAATATGTGCTTTTTATTTATCGCATTGAAGAAAACAAGCTAATTAATATCCGTATCTATGAGCCGCAGGAAGGAAAACCCACCCGCACCATTGTCGCTAAA
This genomic window from Candidatus Omnitrophota bacterium contains:
- a CDS encoding GGDEF domain-containing protein, with protein sequence MRTDTLTGFFLREHLEPFLQEQFLTTKIANTTFTIALIDLDRFKRFNDRYGHQFGDEVLKYFSGTIKLTLRDTIFFIFRYGGDEFIVVFPEKTPKEVHSILTKFRHNLRYRPFLAQNRLYHIRMSCGIAAGMHDAKTPAELIKKADEAMYYAKRHGRNSITHADQIFCLRLVNFIAAIISGTFIVLSILIASNIFSVNIESTLTYIVNKIQSVGKTPIKKNPLSHKNSPTARQETCDIVILKNGGIFEGKIITETQEKIIFNLYMANGEGMATFYKKEIEQIKHDQPRISGSP
- a CDS encoding Maf and M48 domain-containing protein; this encodes MRDIYLASNSRPRKKLLKIFGLKFKVLPVNVKEDKKPRGKSYSGLVQRNALKKARAAAEKVQNAVIIAADTITVQDGKIFGKPKNIIAAKRMLKKLSLKPQWVYTGLALIDKSENNSKVFVGVEKTKVYMDKLTDQDIKNYFTHTSPLDKAGSFDIQGRGAFFIRKIEGCFYNVVGLPIRKLYQMLRKSGVIVFLLLGGIFIAGCTTEYNIATKQEETYFYSTDKEVAMGDSIAKQIEKEYKPVNDPLMQKRVEDIGEKIAAVCDRKDIIYHFIVLDEDEVNAVSLPGGHVYIFRGLIEKATDDDQLAGVIAHEVGHIVARHSIKKLQGSQIYTVFRVLLAQAAAEGSGVAADQAFTELMLGYSREDELLADQLAARYAKLAGYDPKGMIAFLGKLEDINKRRPPREYSYYKTHPYVPDRIRVVKEELGEKITFDDYINIEQKPHGK
- a CDS encoding NAD(P)/FAD-dependent oxidoreductase; this encodes MSNSEIIVIGAGPAGLMASIRASELGAKVILIEKNKHPAQKILLSGKGRCNLTNSIPMEDFIPKFFHGGDFLRDAFKKFSNQDLMQFFEKLGVKLKVERQERVFPRSNSAKSIWDTLLSQVCDRKIRFILNRTVEGIQIKDGRPELVILSGKEFLPAQKVILATGGVSYPATGSTGDGIRIAGKLAHRIEPLRPSLVPLELKKGYPVILQGLSLENIRIKFTQGAKNILSEIGDLLFTHKGISGPLVVTLSDRIVLWLEKKEPVFVHIDLKPALSYEILDKRMLRELGQNNRTSLRNIMKSLLPLRLVDVFLEMNSIDASKKASYVTQKERARIVQVLKDFSFEVSSAGTFDEAMVTRGGVSLKDINPKNMESRLIKGLYFAGEIMDVHADTGGFNLQAAFSTGYLAGESAAISCQPLAVS
- the pyrE gene encoding orotate phosphoribosyltransferase; the protein is MNQLKKELLALLKKEAFKTGNFVLSSGKTSTYYLDGRVITLTPEGAYLVASIIMELIHDQNIDAVGGPTLGADPIVGALACFSYIKDHPIKTFIVRKAAKEHGAKRQIEGPALKKGARVIVVDDVATTGKAVIEAKEALDKEGIEIVKAVVIVDRNEGAVENLKQAGIKLESIFTIEDLLR
- a CDS encoding ComF family protein — encoded protein: MLKKAFSNLVDLIYPRVCLACAKKLPASAKEETYLCGPCTNKIKRNRPPFCHCCGKHLNEKSLHKNLCVTCLKMPLYFDRAFSPYIYEDILKTLIHKFKYQRKDYLGGFLSSMLLDFIQDYDLPIAYLDLIIPIPLHKAKLREREFNQAEVLAKGISHRFNKPMDTFILTRRTNTKSQTALDHEKRFQNIRGNFALESHSSVEGKNILLVDDVLTTGATCSEAARILKEKGAGVVFVLTLAS
- a CDS encoding LptF/LptG family permease; translated protein: MKILRNYFLKEFLGPLFLSLLVLTFIMLIGNLIKITELVINKGVDIFTVSKLFLFMIPYLLTYTLPISALTASLMSLGRLSGDNEIIAIKASGINIFRLIVPQLIVGVILSLFLVIFNDRVIPYAHFASRKMLVEVGIKNPAAALEPGVFINSFQKYVLFIYRIEENKLINIRIYEPQEGKPTRTIVAKNGEFIVLPETNTIKLKLIDGTSDEPDPENPTNFYKLNFKTYFMNLDLAQMQKKSDIQKKPKDMTIKELQSEIARLEKEKIDPAPLLTEINEKIALAFSCLVFILLGSSTAIITRRREKSINFGIAFLIVGLYYILLIGSEALSLQGYINPMLAMWLPNIILGTVGAILTYRLCAY